One genomic region from Anabaena sp. PCC 7108 encodes:
- the pip gene encoding prolyl aminopeptidase: protein MPELYPLIKPYHQDYLQVSDLHSIHFQESGNPQGKPIVLLHGGPGGGCSPFYRQYFHPEKWRLVMFDQRGCGQSQPHAELQENTTWDLVSDIEKLRKHLGIEQWVVFGGSWGSTLSLAYSQSHPSRCTGLILRGIFMLRQKELSWFYQEGASYIFPDAWEEYIKPIPVNEREDMITAYYKRLTSPNLQIQLEAARAWSIWEGSTSKLFIDPELKQTFGNDEFAAAFARIECHYFINKGFFEQENQLLLNVDRIRHIPAVIVQGRYDVVCPMISAWELHQAWKKAEFIVVPDAGHSMSEPGIRNALIAATDKFAEF from the coding sequence ATGCCAGAACTTTACCCACTGATCAAACCTTACCACCAAGATTATTTACAGGTTTCAGACTTACACTCAATTCATTTTCAAGAATCAGGTAATCCCCAAGGAAAACCAATAGTATTACTACATGGCGGACCAGGTGGTGGTTGTTCACCCTTTTATCGGCAATATTTTCACCCAGAAAAATGGCGTTTAGTAATGTTTGATCAACGTGGTTGTGGTCAAAGTCAGCCTCATGCTGAATTGCAAGAAAATACAACTTGGGATTTAGTCAGCGATATTGAAAAATTACGGAAACATTTAGGAATAGAACAATGGGTTGTATTTGGTGGAAGTTGGGGAAGTACGTTGTCATTAGCTTATAGTCAAAGTCATCCTTCTCGCTGTACAGGATTAATTTTGCGGGGCATTTTTATGTTAAGACAAAAGGAGTTATCCTGGTTTTATCAAGAAGGTGCTAGTTATATTTTTCCTGATGCCTGGGAAGAATACATTAAACCCATTCCTGTTAATGAACGGGAAGATATGATTACAGCTTATTACAAACGTTTGACTAGCCCAAATTTACAAATTCAACTAGAAGCAGCCCGTGCTTGGTCAATTTGGGAAGGTAGTACAAGTAAACTTTTTATAGATCCAGAACTTAAGCAAACGTTCGGTAATGATGAATTTGCTGCGGCTTTTGCAAGAATTGAATGCCATTATTTTATTAATAAGGGATTTTTTGAACAAGAAAATCAACTACTTTTAAATGTTGACCGCATCCGCCACATTCCTGCTGTAATTGTCCAAGGACGCTATGACGTAGTTTGTCCGATGATATCAGCTTGGGAATTACATCAAGCCTGGAAAAAAGCAGAATTTATCGTTGTTCCTGATGCGGGACATTCCATGAGTGAACCAGGAATTCGTAATGCTTTAATTGCAGCTACAGATAAATTTGCAGAGTTTTAA
- a CDS encoding dynamin-like GTPase family protein, producing MSNLPPQCKNLSVHVESILQLIQQEPSLRSQDITSVKLSLDKAISPKFEIVFAGAFSAGKSMLINALLERELLYSAEGHATGTECKIEYAPADAERVVLTFLSEVEIREQAISLCQELGFNTVANINQSDVIDLLRQGCEAIIQQEGGESKSERAKQAKALILLLEGYITNRDRIKTVNNATYSMEQFNFTNLKEAAGYARRGSNSAVLKRIEYYCYHPLLQDGNVIIDTPGIDAPVEKDAQLTYNKIQDSDTSAVVCVLKPAAAGDLTKEETELLEMMRGNAGIRDRVFYIFNRIDETWYNTQLRQRLEDLINGQFRDSKRVYKTSGLLGFYGSQIKQTNRLDRFGLDSVFAESVKGLDGREEIPQFVYAFNNYCVSSGKLSPSQFRISLNGFETPNENYVRILDEQGILLINQLIQDSGIEEFRTAITRYLTEEKRPQLFKNLADDLEDICINLKKHYQSSQRDLDSQPREIETMKAQELQRLNQQLQQVGRDFSQHITDEVNGLINNSCEEFESDFRQLQTRMIRRLDELLDTFSVANAYRRATVSHPRNATAPLLAILVEAFYYLANQLEDILIESCEQLIANLFQRLIDKLQKSEYYRQLYRLLGNDGGIEQQVKVIEKQVTQVLVSAASIECDRFVRESPRFYDEGTFSIYQFRQTLQQTSQGYDAESVVEAEPAIRQLLKLDFEPKVSHTIRKSFRQTINQTLKTQLLPMAEQQADHILQQYPYARAYLEATLEQEAAEKIANNQRLLGVVEQKIEDYNGAVSDINNCLQAMQLYEHLLPIIDVISFNDVVVADEVVEV from the coding sequence ATGTCAAATTTACCGCCCCAGTGTAAAAATTTATCAGTACACGTTGAATCCATCTTACAACTTATACAGCAAGAACCATCTTTGCGTTCCCAAGATATTACATCTGTCAAGCTTTCTTTAGATAAAGCGATTTCTCCGAAGTTTGAAATTGTCTTTGCTGGTGCATTTAGTGCGGGAAAGTCGATGTTAATTAATGCGCTATTAGAGAGAGAATTGTTGTACAGTGCAGAGGGACACGCCACAGGAACAGAATGTAAAATTGAGTATGCACCAGCAGATGCAGAAAGAGTAGTTTTAACGTTTTTGAGTGAAGTAGAAATTCGAGAACAAGCGATTTCTTTGTGTCAGGAATTAGGGTTTAATACAGTTGCAAATATTAATCAATCGGATGTGATTGATTTACTGCGACAAGGTTGTGAAGCAATTATTCAGCAAGAGGGTGGAGAAAGTAAATCGGAACGGGCTAAACAAGCAAAAGCATTAATTTTGTTATTAGAAGGATATATAACCAACCGCGATCGCATTAAGACAGTTAATAATGCTACATATTCAATGGAACAATTTAACTTTACTAATCTCAAAGAAGCTGCTGGATATGCACGCAGAGGTAGTAACAGCGCGGTTTTGAAACGGATTGAATATTATTGCTACCATCCTCTTTTACAAGATGGAAATGTCATTATTGACACCCCAGGAATCGATGCACCAGTAGAAAAAGATGCACAATTAACTTACAACAAAATTCAAGATTCAGATACGTCAGCGGTAGTGTGTGTACTCAAACCTGCTGCTGCTGGTGATTTGACAAAGGAAGAAACGGAACTGTTGGAAATGATGCGGGGAAATGCAGGAATACGCGATCGCGTTTTTTATATTTTCAACCGCATTGATGAAACTTGGTACAACACTCAACTTAGACAACGATTAGAAGATTTAATTAATGGACAATTTCGTGATAGCAAAAGAGTCTATAAAACCAGCGGGTTATTAGGATTTTACGGAAGTCAAATTAAACAGACAAATAGATTAGATAGATTTGGGTTAGATTCGGTTTTTGCAGAAAGTGTTAAAGGTTTGGATGGGAGGGAAGAAATACCTCAATTTGTCTATGCTTTTAATAACTATTGTGTTAGTTCGGGAAAACTTTCTCCAAGTCAATTCCGAATTTCTCTTAATGGCTTTGAAACTCCCAATGAAAACTATGTCCGCATTTTAGATGAACAAGGAATACTGCTTATTAATCAACTAATTCAAGATAGCGGTATTGAAGAATTCCGCACAGCAATTACTCGCTATTTAACTGAAGAAAAGCGTCCGCAATTGTTTAAAAATCTTGCAGATGATTTGGAAGATATTTGTATTAATCTGAAAAAACATTATCAAAGTTCGCAGCGAGATTTAGATAGTCAACCGCGAGAAATAGAAACGATGAAGGCGCAGGAATTACAACGCCTAAATCAGCAACTTCAGCAAGTTGGTAGAGACTTTAGTCAGCACATAACAGATGAAGTTAATGGATTAATTAATAATTCCTGTGAAGAGTTTGAATCTGATTTTCGCCAATTACAAACTCGGATGATTCGCCGTTTGGATGAGTTACTAGATACATTCTCAGTCGCTAATGCTTATCGACGTGCAACTGTCAGTCATCCTCGCAATGCAACTGCACCTTTATTAGCTATTTTAGTAGAGGCGTTTTATTACTTAGCCAATCAGTTGGAAGATATTTTAATTGAGTCTTGTGAACAATTAATTGCAAATCTATTCCAACGGTTAATTGATAAGCTTCAAAAGTCAGAATATTATCGCCAATTGTACCGTTTGTTAGGGAATGACGGTGGAATTGAACAACAAGTAAAGGTGATAGAAAAACAAGTTACTCAAGTGTTGGTCAGTGCTGCTAGTATAGAGTGTGATAGATTTGTGAGAGAAAGTCCTAGATTTTATGATGAAGGTACTTTTTCTATCTATCAATTTCGTCAAACTTTACAGCAAACTTCCCAAGGTTATGATGCAGAAAGTGTTGTAGAAGCCGAACCTGCAATTAGACAATTATTAAAGTTAGATTTTGAACCGAAAGTTTCTCATACGATTCGCAAATCTTTCCGTCAAACTATTAACCAAACTCTCAAAACTCAGTTGTTACCAATGGCTGAACAACAAGCAGATCATATTTTGCAACAGTATCCCTATGCGCGGGCTTATTTAGAAGCTACTTTAGAACAGGAAGCTGCGGAAAAAATTGCCAATAATCAGCGGTTATTGGGTGTTGTTGAACAAAAAATTGAGGATTATAATGGGGCTGTTTCTGATATTAACAATTGTTTGCAAGCGATGCAGTTATATGAACATCTTTTGCCTATAATTGATGTGATATCTTTTAATGATGTGGTTGTTGCTGATGAAGTAGTCGAGGTTTGA
- a CDS encoding diguanylate cyclase domain-containing protein, with translation MFYQIEGKESYSSRKVTSISLIETKLSAYKANLLVVDDHPDNLRTLSAILSQQGYKVRKAISGEVALDTVKIEAPDLILLDIKMPTIDGYSVCSILKQNHETRHIPVIFLSSLDAVADKVKGFEVGGVDYITKPFQAEEVLIRVQHQLTIVRQSQELYQHNQLLSKEIEERKQTEAKLQLLLKTINLVNQAPNLNHALDAVLCEVCQVIGWDYGEAWLTNLDGTGLELAQVTYDSLDQQLYNFHKASSKYIFSYGVQLIGQVGATQQPRWIEDISQVQKDEFIRVESANKAGLKTAFAVPISLEGETLVVMCFFKRSPLAYHPKLVELVNAVAIELSEFIRRKQAEEALKQANKELLRLANLDGLTQIANRRCFDQSLAQEWQRLKREKAPLSLLLGDIDYFKSYNDYYGHLAGDECLRQVAEAISKTCERPADLVARYGGEEFVILLPNTDLDGAIYVSKKIQENIDKLAIPHQFSSTHQVTLSIGIASIIPQGQTPPKELIAAADEALYQAKAQGRNTYCVSSFV, from the coding sequence ATGTTCTACCAAATCGAAGGTAAAGAGAGTTACAGTAGCAGGAAAGTTACCTCCATTTCGCTAATAGAAACAAAACTATCTGCGTACAAAGCTAATTTACTGGTGGTTGATGATCATCCAGACAATCTGCGTACACTATCTGCGATTTTGAGCCAGCAAGGGTACAAAGTCAGAAAAGCGATTAGCGGAGAAGTAGCTTTAGATACAGTTAAAATTGAAGCCCCTGATTTAATTCTGTTAGATATCAAAATGCCAACAATTGATGGCTACAGTGTGTGTTCGATTCTGAAGCAAAATCATGAAACTCGTCATATCCCGGTCATTTTCTTAAGTTCACTGGATGCCGTTGCTGATAAAGTTAAAGGATTTGAGGTAGGTGGTGTTGATTACATTACTAAACCTTTTCAAGCCGAAGAAGTATTAATCAGAGTTCAGCATCAATTAACTATTGTTAGACAAAGCCAGGAACTTTATCAACATAATCAGTTATTAAGCAAGGAAATTGAAGAGCGAAAACAAACTGAAGCAAAACTGCAACTGCTACTAAAAACTATCAATTTAGTTAATCAAGCCCCGAATTTAAATCATGCTTTGGATGCTGTGTTATGTGAAGTTTGCCAGGTAATTGGTTGGGACTATGGGGAGGCTTGGCTTACCAATTTAGATGGTACAGGATTGGAACTAGCTCAAGTTACCTATGATTCTCTTGATCAGCAATTGTACAACTTTCACAAAGCAAGTTCAAAATACATTTTTTCCTATGGAGTACAACTAATAGGCCAAGTTGGAGCCACTCAGCAACCACGATGGATTGAGGATATTTCACAGGTACAGAAAGATGAGTTTATCAGAGTTGAATCGGCCAACAAAGCCGGATTAAAAACTGCATTTGCAGTACCAATTAGCCTAGAAGGAGAAACACTTGTGGTGATGTGCTTTTTTAAGCGATCGCCTTTAGCCTATCATCCAAAACTTGTAGAGTTGGTAAATGCAGTGGCTATAGAATTGAGTGAATTCATTAGGCGCAAGCAGGCAGAAGAGGCTCTTAAACAAGCCAATAAAGAATTGCTGCGGTTAGCAAATTTAGATGGTTTAACACAAATTGCCAATCGTAGGTGTTTTGATCAATCACTTGCTCAAGAATGGCAAAGACTAAAAAGGGAAAAAGCACCCTTGTCATTACTTCTTGGGGATATCGATTATTTCAAATCCTACAATGACTATTATGGACATCTAGCCGGTGACGAATGCTTGCGACAAGTAGCAGAAGCGATCTCCAAAACCTGTGAACGTCCTGCGGATTTGGTAGCTCGCTATGGTGGGGAAGAATTTGTGATTTTACTGCCTAATACTGATTTGGACGGAGCAATTTATGTTAGCAAAAAAATTCAAGAAAACATAGACAAGTTAGCTATTCCTCATCAATTTTCCTCTACTCATCAAGTAACTTTGAGTATAGGCATTGCTAGTATAATTCCTCAAGGACAAACTCCACCCAAAGAGCTTATTGCTGCCGCAGATGAAGCACTTTATCAGGCAAAAGCCCAAGGACGTAACACCTACTGTGTATCTTCTTTTGTTTAA
- a CDS encoding DUF2252 domain-containing protein — MSNNITERIYQFNNGRNPEFLKSKYQNMRSDVFTFYRGTCHLFYEDFPQDSLLNTAPAVWICGDLHLENFGSYKGDNRLVYFDMNDFDEAVLAPCTWDIVRFVVSIIIGCHALGVNATEALHLSNHYLDAYSETLSKGQIRSVEKETAKGLVKDLSESLKSRKRSEFLDQRTKVKKGKRRLIIDNKHIAEATEEQQEKVKTLITYWHKSTKQDQDFYQILDVQIRIAGTGSLGLERYIILVEGEGSPDHNYLLDFKETKTSSLEPYLKIPQPEWESPAARVVAIQNRVQGTPPALLEAIVDGDKSYVLRELQPTEDKVNLNGWNGKLGRLEKLIQTMGEVTAWDQLRSSGRQGSAIADDLINFANSSKWRESILEYARSYSEQVEKDFREFCQTS; from the coding sequence ATGTCTAACAATATCACCGAAAGAATCTACCAATTCAACAATGGACGCAACCCTGAATTTTTGAAATCAAAATACCAGAATATGCGTTCTGATGTATTCACATTTTATCGCGGAACTTGTCATTTATTTTATGAAGACTTTCCTCAAGATTCATTACTCAATACAGCCCCAGCAGTATGGATTTGTGGTGATTTACATTTAGAAAACTTTGGTAGCTACAAAGGTGATAACCGATTAGTCTATTTCGATATGAATGATTTTGATGAAGCTGTTCTTGCTCCTTGCACCTGGGATATAGTAAGATTTGTAGTTAGTATAATAATTGGTTGTCACGCTTTGGGAGTAAATGCTACAGAAGCATTGCATTTAAGTAATCATTATCTAGATGCTTACAGCGAAACTCTTTCTAAAGGACAGATAAGAAGTGTAGAGAAAGAAACCGCTAAGGGTTTAGTTAAGGATTTATCGGAAAGCTTAAAATCCCGAAAACGTTCTGAATTTTTAGATCAGCGTACGAAAGTAAAAAAAGGTAAACGGCGCTTAATTATCGATAATAAACATATTGCTGAAGCGACAGAAGAACAGCAAGAAAAGGTAAAAACATTAATTACATATTGGCATAAATCAACCAAGCAAGATCAAGATTTTTATCAAATATTAGATGTGCAAATCAGGATAGCTGGGACTGGTAGTTTGGGTTTAGAACGCTATATAATTTTGGTGGAGGGTGAAGGTTCTCCAGATCACAATTATTTGTTAGATTTTAAGGAAACAAAAACTAGTTCATTAGAACCTTATTTAAAAATACCTCAGCCAGAATGGGAAAGTCCAGCCGCAAGAGTTGTAGCTATTCAAAATCGGGTACAGGGAACTCCACCTGCATTGTTGGAAGCGATTGTTGATGGTGATAAATCCTATGTTTTGCGGGAATTACAACCAACAGAAGATAAGGTGAATTTAAATGGGTGGAATGGTAAATTGGGGCGTTTAGAAAAGCTAATTCAAACAATGGGTGAGGTGACAGCTTGGGACCAATTACGTAGCAGTGGTAGACAAGGTTCTGCTATTGCTGATGATTTAATTAATTTTGCTAACTCTTCTAAATGGCGTGAATCTATTTTAGAATATGCACGTAGCTACTCTGAACAAGTAGAAAAAGATTTTCGGGAATTTTGTCAAACATCATAA
- a CDS encoding KGK domain-containing protein translates to MEDKFKLINCQDNDVVEFEEYMYRVTQLRQALYKLSNSDSDLAQQLHQSLEERGVYINKSYQTLCDEGIDCEILNLGSQNWKKGKLRFKLSVEFYVEDDTVNANNDMLIMTEPDSPLDDLRRMINDSTL, encoded by the coding sequence ATGGAAGATAAGTTTAAGTTAATAAATTGTCAGGATAATGATGTTGTTGAATTTGAAGAATATATGTATAGAGTTACTCAACTTAGACAAGCATTATATAAACTATCTAATTCTGATTCTGATTTAGCACAGCAGTTGCATCAATCCTTAGAAGAACGAGGAGTTTACATTAATAAATCTTATCAAACTTTGTGTGATGAAGGTATAGATTGCGAAATTTTAAACCTAGGTTCTCAAAACTGGAAAAAAGGTAAATTGCGATTTAAACTCAGCGTTGAATTTTATGTTGAAGATGATACAGTTAACGCTAACAATGATATGTTAATAATGACAGAACCAGATTCACCTCTTGATGATCTTCGTCGTATGATTAATGATAGTACCTTATAA
- a CDS encoding PAS domain S-box protein: MHYYRFPPLPLRTVLTLPLILLLVITVGLTNFFCLHKSNQVIEKITQQLMVEVGNRVHLYLDNYLLLPQLINQINVNEVKHGDLDINNMNAIERHLIGQTYNLDHIENILYANEKGNFLIARSTDDKHEIIVTASQNLRKFQQYTVNDKGERVKLLKVGEYPPDWDIRQRPWYKLAKQRKKATWSFVYAASDSRDLKINASLPIYNSLTKKLTGVFGINLFLREIDTFLNQLKIGHSGIVFLTEMDGSLIASSTGELSFIQTSSGKFDRLLATQSQHPLIQSSSRLIKSKMGDWSQINKIQNCQFTENQQTYLSQIQPYKNKYGLNWLIVTVVPKSDFMKDINTTTQSTINLAILAVMTAMALTSLITRWLAIPILNISETSSLMAQGNLQQRIPQNQPIRELARMAQSFNEMAQQLRDYFEQVQVNMWELEGRYTTIFRNSPDPITINLLEDGLWIDVNNAFLQLAGYTYDEIIGQTAAGMNLLVNPQEVEAISQTLKKTGFIHNQEFHWRIKSGEIKICLISCEIIELDGKPCVLSISKEITELKKTQAALHASRDRYRAIVQDQTELIIRYQPDGTTTFVNDAFCRYFGRLPDDLLEHNLYSVVFEEDREYVAQLINSMSRENPTVVIENRVIAGEEIRWTQWINLMIFDEQEEFVEFQGVGRDINLRKQAEIELQQAKEAAVAANQAKSIFLANMSHELRTPLNVILGFTQVMKSDIYLSPEQQENLQIIHRSGHHLLNFINEILDLSKIEAGRMVLNETSFDLIALLQSLQEMFRLKAAAKNLQLHLQLASELPQYIITDANKLRQILINLLNNAIKFTERGSVSLLVEIGNSKIVDHGDNAPIYPSNLHFQQDKTDQSQGCESPTETPVRLFFAVEDTGIGIAAEELNTIFDAFVQSPRSHSHSSIGTTFIEGTGLGLSISHKFVNLMNGNLSVSSNINQGSTFYFDIPVQLGTAEGISPNLYPEENYQLPIDSNIQDQPSKTLMSESLSLMPSTWLNELHQAALCCDEEEVLNLINQIPQTKTDLIAGLKNLVRNYQFQVILQILTFPSSLND, from the coding sequence ATGCATTACTATCGCTTTCCTCCACTTCCTCTTCGCACGGTTCTAACACTACCATTGATATTGCTATTGGTGATCACAGTCGGACTCACTAACTTTTTTTGTTTACATAAAAGTAACCAAGTTATAGAAAAAATCACACAGCAATTAATGGTTGAAGTTGGAAATCGCGTCCATCTTTATCTAGACAATTATCTGTTATTACCTCAACTGATTAATCAGATTAATGTTAATGAAGTTAAACATGGTGATCTTGATATTAATAATATGAATGCTATAGAACGGCATTTAATTGGGCAAACATACAACCTTGATCATATTGAAAATATTCTTTATGCTAACGAAAAGGGAAATTTTTTAATTGCTAGATCCACAGATGATAAACACGAAATTATTGTGACAGCTAGTCAGAATCTCAGAAAGTTTCAACAGTATACAGTTAATGACAAAGGTGAGCGTGTTAAATTACTAAAAGTGGGAGAATATCCACCCGATTGGGATATTAGACAGCGCCCTTGGTATAAATTAGCTAAACAGAGAAAAAAAGCAACTTGGAGTTTTGTTTATGCAGCTAGTGATAGCCGGGATTTAAAAATTAATGCAAGTTTACCAATCTATAATTCCTTAACTAAAAAACTGACTGGAGTATTTGGCATAAATTTATTCTTAAGAGAAATAGATACTTTTCTTAATCAGTTAAAAATAGGTCATTCAGGAATTGTATTTTTAACTGAAATGGATGGTTCACTAATTGCTAGTTCGACCGGAGAATTATCCTTTATTCAAACTAGTAGTGGTAAATTTGATAGACTTTTAGCAACACAAAGCCAACATCCACTAATTCAATCTAGTAGTCGATTAATAAAATCAAAAATGGGCGATTGGAGTCAGATAAATAAAATTCAAAATTGCCAGTTTACTGAAAATCAGCAAACATATTTATCTCAGATTCAACCTTATAAAAATAAGTATGGATTGAATTGGTTGATTGTGACAGTTGTGCCTAAATCTGATTTTATGAAGGATATCAATACCACAACTCAAAGCACTATTAATTTGGCAATATTGGCGGTGATGACAGCGATGGCGCTCACGTCTCTAATTACACGTTGGCTGGCCATTCCCATCCTAAATATTAGTGAGACTTCATCTTTAATGGCACAAGGCAATTTGCAGCAGCGAATACCACAAAATCAGCCTATACGAGAATTGGCTCGTATGGCACAATCTTTTAACGAGATGGCACAACAGTTAAGAGACTACTTTGAGCAAGTTCAAGTAAATATGTGGGAATTAGAAGGCAGATATACCACCATCTTTCGTAATAGCCCTGATCCTATTACCATTAACCTTTTAGAAGATGGACTTTGGATAGATGTTAACAATGCTTTTCTACAACTGGCTGGATATACCTATGATGAAATTATCGGTCAGACAGCAGCAGGAATGAATCTTTTGGTAAATCCTCAAGAGGTAGAAGCAATTTCCCAAACACTTAAAAAAACAGGATTTATACACAACCAAGAATTTCATTGGCGGATAAAATCTGGAGAAATTAAAATATGTCTTATTTCTTGTGAAATAATTGAATTAGATGGTAAACCCTGCGTTCTTTCCATTAGTAAAGAAATTACCGAATTGAAAAAAACACAAGCTGCTTTGCACGCTAGTAGAGATCGCTATCGTGCCATCGTTCAAGATCAAACAGAACTAATTATCCGCTATCAACCAGACGGCACTACAACCTTTGTAAACGATGCATTTTGTCGATATTTTGGGCGATTGCCAGATGATTTGTTGGAACATAATCTTTACTCCGTTGTTTTTGAAGAAGATAGAGAGTATGTCGCCCAACTTATCAACTCCATGAGTCGAGAAAATCCCACCGTAGTAATTGAAAATCGTGTCATTGCCGGTGAAGAAATTCGCTGGACTCAGTGGATTAACCTGATGATTTTTGATGAGCAAGAAGAGTTTGTAGAATTTCAAGGAGTTGGACGAGATATTAACCTTCGTAAACAAGCCGAAATAGAGCTTCAACAAGCAAAAGAAGCAGCCGTGGCCGCAAACCAGGCAAAAAGTATCTTCTTAGCAAACATGAGCCATGAATTGCGAACACCACTTAACGTCATCCTTGGCTTTACTCAAGTCATGAAAAGTGACATTTATCTCAGTCCAGAACAACAAGAAAATCTCCAAATTATTCATCGCAGCGGTCATCACCTACTTAACTTCATCAACGAAATTTTAGATTTATCCAAAATAGAAGCCGGACGCATGGTATTGAATGAAACTAGCTTTGACCTGATAGCGCTGTTACAATCCCTGCAAGAAATGTTCCGTTTGAAAGCCGCAGCTAAAAACTTACAACTTCATCTTCAACTAGCTTCAGAATTACCTCAGTACATCATCACCGATGCCAATAAACTGCGCCAAATACTGATTAACTTGCTTAATAATGCCATTAAGTTTACAGAGCGAGGTAGTGTCAGCCTACTTGTAGAAATAGGAAACAGCAAAATAGTTGATCATGGTGACAATGCCCCAATTTATCCCTCTAATCTGCATTTTCAACAAGATAAAACAGATCAGTCCCAAGGCTGTGAATCCCCTACTGAAACACCTGTGCGTCTCTTCTTTGCCGTCGAGGATACTGGTATTGGTATTGCAGCAGAAGAACTGAACACAATTTTTGATGCTTTTGTACAATCTCCGCGATCGCATAGCCATTCAAGCATAGGCACAACTTTTATAGAAGGAACTGGATTAGGACTCTCCATCAGCCACAAGTTTGTCAACTTAATGAATGGTAATCTTAGTGTTAGCAGTAATATCAATCAAGGCAGTACTTTCTATTTTGATATTCCAGTCCAATTAGGCACAGCAGAAGGAATTTCTCCTAACTTATACCCTGAAGAAAATTATCAGTTACCCATTGATAGCAATATTCAAGATCAGCCATCTAAAACCTTAATGTCTGAAAGCCTATCTCTTATGCCCTCAACTTGGCTAAATGAACTACACCAAGCCGCATTATGTTGTGATGAAGAAGAAGTACTAAATCTGATTAATCAAATTCCTCAAACAAAAACTGACTTGATTGCTGGTTTGAAAAATTTAGTCCGCAACTATCAGTTCCAAGTCATCTTGCAAATTTTGACATTCCCCAGTAGCCTAAATGATTGA
- the cax gene encoding calcium/proton exchanger: protein MSAKNIIFVGLLLFIPISLAAHFLEWGDLIVFITAGLAILPLAGWMGTATEEIAVVVGPSLGGLLNATFGNATELIIALVALNAGLIDVVKASITGSIISNLLLVMGFSMLLGGLRYKEQTFQSVVARVNASSMNLAVIAILLPTAMNYTSVGISEITLQNLSLAVALVLILVYALTLLFSMKTHAYLYDVGVAEIEAPEAEVTHEKPNLWLWTAVLLVCTLLVALESELLVDTLEVATSKLGLTALFTGVILLPIVGNAAEHATAVTVAMKNKMDLSLSVAVGSSMQIALFVAPVLVIAGRFMGQPMDLDFNPFELVAVVVSVLIANSISSDGKSNWLEGTLLLAAYTVLGFAFYFHPV, encoded by the coding sequence ATGTCAGCTAAAAACATCATTTTTGTCGGCTTGTTACTTTTTATTCCCATTTCCCTCGCCGCTCACTTTCTAGAATGGGGAGACTTAATCGTTTTCATCACCGCTGGATTAGCAATTCTCCCCCTTGCTGGTTGGATGGGTACAGCCACAGAAGAAATTGCTGTAGTCGTGGGACCTTCCTTGGGGGGTTTGTTGAATGCGACCTTTGGTAACGCTACCGAATTGATTATTGCATTGGTAGCCCTGAATGCTGGGCTAATAGATGTAGTTAAAGCCAGTATCACCGGATCGATTATCAGTAACTTACTCCTAGTCATGGGTTTTTCCATGCTGTTAGGCGGACTCCGTTACAAAGAACAAACATTCCAATCGGTTGTGGCGCGGGTAAATGCTTCATCAATGAATTTGGCAGTTATTGCCATTCTATTACCAACAGCGATGAATTACACTTCTGTGGGCATTAGTGAAATAACATTGCAAAATCTTTCCCTTGCTGTTGCTCTGGTCTTAATTCTAGTTTACGCCTTAACTCTGTTATTTTCTATGAAAACCCACGCCTATTTATATGATGTGGGTGTAGCAGAAATAGAAGCACCAGAAGCAGAAGTTACTCATGAAAAACCAAATCTTTGGCTTTGGACGGCTGTACTGCTAGTATGTACCTTGCTAGTAGCTTTAGAGTCAGAATTGCTGGTTGATACTTTAGAAGTAGCCACATCTAAGTTAGGTTTGACGGCATTATTTACAGGGGTAATTTTGCTTCCCATCGTCGGTAACGCTGCTGAACACGCTACAGCCGTCACTGTGGCTATGAAAAATAAAATGGATCTTTCTCTATCTGTAGCTGTGGGATCAAGTATGCAGATAGCCTTATTTGTTGCCCCTGTTTTAGTGATTGCTGGGCGTTTCATGGGTCAACCTATGGATTTGGATTTCAATCCCTTTGAATTAGTGGCGGTGGTTGTATCGGTGTTAATTGCCAATAGCATTAGTTCTGATGGTAAATCTAATTGGTTGGAAGGAACTTTGCTTTTAGCGGCTTATACGGTTCTAGGTTTCGCTTTCTATTTCCATCCAGTTTAG